In Sporichthya polymorpha DSM 43042, a genomic segment contains:
- a CDS encoding vitamin B12-dependent ribonucleotide reductase — translation MVNGETQAAQAGGAAPGSVPGQASGQAGAQRRGLTIERIFTTPGTHPYDEVSWERRDVVMTNWRDGSVIFEQKGVEFPSFWSVNAANIVTTKYFRGAVGTEQREWSLRQLIDRVVHTYRDAGVRHGYFATPADAEVFEHELTHALLHQVFSFNSPVWFNVGTTAPQQVSACFILAVDDTMDSILNWYREEGLIFKGGSGAGLNLSRIRSSKELLSSGGTASGPVSFMRGADASAGTIKSGGATRRAAKMVILDVDHPDIAEFISTKAREEEKIRVLRDAGFDMDLGGSDISSVQYQNANNSVRVTDEFMRAVESGAPFGLRSRTTGEVIENIDARELFTSMAKAAWECADPGIQYDGTINDWHTCPESGRITASNPCSEYMHLDNSSCNLASLNLLKFLRNDGTFDAAQFAKVVELVITAMDISICFADFPTEPIGETTRKFRQLGIGYANLGALLMATGHGYDSEGGRVLAASITSLMTGTAYKRSAELAGVVGPYEGFAQNASAHTRVMRKHAAANDAIRSLDEMDRSVLALATKTWDECLRVGAENGWRNSQASVLAPTGTIGLMMDCDTTGIEPDLALVKFKKLVGGGSMQIVNQTVPRALAKLGYHEEQIEAIVEHIAEHGHVIDAPGLRPEHYEVFDCAMGARAIKAMGHVHMMAAVQPFISGAISKTVNLPESATIEEIEEVYLQGWKLGLKALAVYRDNCKVGQPLSASKSGSEEASTSESAPATQIEYRPIRKRLPKVRDSKTVSFAVGGAEGYMTSAAFPDGGVGEIFLKMSKQGSTLAGMMDAFSIAVSIGLQYGVPLETYVQKFTNMRFDPAGMTDDPDVRMAASIMDYIFRRLALDHMAPEERAALGIYTAEERARQLETGSYFADDEDDDVDVEAMAQSAPIETVDISTGGASATWEAPGSTTELIEAQQGRTADAPLCLTCGTKMRAAGSCYVCEGCGSTSGCS, via the coding sequence ATGGTGAACGGCGAGACGCAGGCCGCGCAGGCCGGGGGAGCAGCGCCGGGTTCGGTGCCGGGCCAGGCGTCGGGTCAGGCGGGCGCGCAGCGTCGCGGCCTGACGATCGAGCGCATCTTCACCACCCCGGGCACTCACCCCTACGACGAGGTGTCCTGGGAGCGTCGCGACGTCGTCATGACGAACTGGCGTGACGGGTCGGTCATCTTCGAGCAGAAAGGCGTGGAGTTCCCGTCGTTCTGGTCGGTGAACGCCGCGAACATCGTCACCACCAAGTACTTCCGCGGGGCCGTCGGCACCGAGCAGCGCGAGTGGAGCCTGCGTCAGCTCATCGACCGCGTCGTGCACACCTACCGCGACGCCGGCGTCCGGCACGGCTACTTCGCCACCCCGGCGGACGCGGAGGTCTTCGAGCACGAGCTCACGCACGCGCTGCTGCACCAGGTGTTCTCGTTCAACTCCCCGGTCTGGTTCAACGTCGGTACCACCGCGCCGCAGCAGGTCAGCGCCTGCTTCATCCTCGCCGTCGACGACACGATGGACTCGATCCTGAACTGGTACCGGGAGGAGGGCCTGATCTTCAAGGGCGGCTCCGGAGCCGGCCTCAACCTCTCGCGCATCCGGTCCTCGAAGGAGCTGCTGTCCTCGGGCGGCACCGCGTCCGGTCCGGTCTCGTTCATGCGTGGTGCGGACGCCTCCGCCGGGACGATCAAGTCCGGCGGCGCGACGCGGCGCGCGGCGAAGATGGTCATCCTCGACGTCGACCACCCCGACATCGCCGAGTTCATCTCGACCAAGGCGCGCGAGGAGGAGAAGATCCGCGTCCTGCGCGACGCCGGCTTCGACATGGACCTCGGTGGCTCGGACATCAGCAGCGTCCAGTACCAGAACGCCAACAACTCGGTGCGCGTCACGGACGAGTTCATGCGCGCGGTCGAGAGCGGCGCCCCGTTCGGCCTGCGGTCGCGCACGACCGGTGAGGTCATCGAGAACATCGACGCGCGCGAGCTGTTCACCTCCATGGCGAAGGCCGCGTGGGAGTGCGCCGACCCGGGCATCCAGTACGACGGCACGATCAACGACTGGCACACCTGCCCGGAGAGCGGCCGCATCACTGCGTCCAACCCGTGCAGCGAGTACATGCACCTGGACAACTCCTCGTGCAACCTCGCGTCGCTGAACCTGCTCAAGTTCCTCCGGAACGACGGCACGTTCGACGCCGCGCAGTTCGCGAAGGTCGTCGAGCTCGTCATCACCGCGATGGACATCTCGATCTGCTTCGCGGACTTCCCGACCGAGCCGATCGGCGAGACCACCCGCAAGTTCCGTCAGCTCGGCATCGGCTACGCCAACCTCGGCGCGCTGCTGATGGCGACCGGCCACGGCTACGACTCCGAGGGTGGTCGCGTCCTCGCGGCGTCGATCACCTCGCTGATGACCGGCACCGCCTACAAGCGCTCGGCCGAGCTGGCCGGCGTGGTCGGGCCGTACGAGGGCTTCGCGCAGAACGCGTCCGCGCACACCCGCGTCATGCGCAAGCACGCGGCGGCGAACGACGCGATCCGGTCGCTGGACGAGATGGACCGCTCGGTCCTCGCGCTCGCGACGAAGACGTGGGACGAGTGTCTGCGCGTCGGTGCGGAGAACGGCTGGCGGAACTCCCAGGCGTCGGTGCTCGCGCCGACCGGGACCATCGGCCTGATGATGGACTGCGACACGACCGGCATCGAGCCGGACCTGGCGCTGGTCAAGTTCAAGAAGCTCGTCGGCGGCGGCTCGATGCAGATCGTCAACCAGACCGTGCCGCGTGCGCTGGCCAAGCTCGGCTACCACGAGGAGCAGATCGAGGCGATCGTCGAGCACATCGCCGAGCACGGCCACGTCATCGACGCCCCCGGCCTGCGGCCGGAGCACTACGAGGTCTTCGACTGCGCGATGGGCGCCCGCGCCATCAAGGCGATGGGCCACGTGCACATGATGGCCGCGGTGCAGCCGTTCATCTCGGGCGCGATCTCGAAGACGGTGAACCTGCCGGAGTCGGCGACGATCGAGGAGATCGAGGAGGTCTACCTCCAGGGCTGGAAGCTCGGCCTCAAGGCGCTCGCGGTCTACCGCGACAACTGCAAGGTCGGCCAGCCGCTGTCGGCCTCGAAGTCCGGCTCCGAGGAGGCCTCGACGTCGGAGAGCGCGCCGGCGACGCAGATCGAGTACCGCCCGATCCGCAAGCGCCTGCCGAAGGTTCGCGACTCGAAGACGGTCTCGTTCGCCGTCGGCGGCGCCGAGGGTTACATGACCTCGGCCGCCTTCCCCGACGGTGGCGTGGGCGAGATCTTCCTCAAGATGAGCAAGCAGGGCTCGACCCTCGCGGGCATGATGGACGCCTTCTCGATCGCGGTGTCGATCGGTCTGCAGTACGGCGTCCCGCTGGAGACCTACGTCCAGAAGTTCACCAACATGCGCTTCGACCCGGCCGGCATGACCGACGACCCGGACGTCCGCATGGCGGCCTCGATCATGGACTACATCTTCCGTCGCCTCGCCCTGGACCACATGGCCCCCGAGGAGCGCGCGGCACTCGGCATCTACACCGCCGAGGAGCGGGCGCGGCAGCTGGAGACCGGTTCCTACTTCGCCGACGACGAGGACGACGACGTCGACGTCGAGGCCATGGCGCAGTCGGCTCCGATCGAGACCGTGGACATCTCCACCGGTGGCGCCTCGGCCACCTGGGAGGCCCCGGGCTCGACCACCGAGCTGATCGAGGCCCAGCAGGGCCGCACCGCCGACGCCCCGCTCTGCCTCACCTGCGGGACGAAGATGCGCGCCGCCGGCTCCTGCTACGTCTGCGAGGGCTGCGGCTCCACGAGCGGTTGCTCGTAA
- the nrdR gene encoding transcriptional regulator NrdR → MNCPFCRVADTRVVDSRTAEDGTAIRRRRQCGQCERRFTTVEVASLNVVKRSGAVEPFSRDKVLAGVRKACQGRPVDQNSLALLAHKVEESVRSLGSPDVPAHEVGLAILGPLRALDEVAYLRFASVYRNFDSMADFEAEISALRAERALTY, encoded by the coding sequence GTGAACTGTCCGTTCTGCCGCGTCGCGGACACCCGCGTCGTCGACTCCCGGACGGCCGAGGACGGGACGGCGATCCGCCGGCGGCGGCAGTGCGGCCAGTGCGAGCGGCGCTTCACCACCGTCGAGGTCGCCAGCCTGAACGTGGTCAAGCGCAGCGGCGCGGTCGAGCCCTTCAGCCGGGACAAGGTCCTGGCGGGCGTCCGGAAGGCCTGCCAGGGCCGGCCGGTCGACCAGAACTCCCTCGCGCTGCTCGCGCACAAGGTCGAGGAGTCGGTGCGGAGCCTCGGCAGCCCCGACGTCCCGGCGCACGAGGTCGGTCTTGCGATCCTCGGTCCGCTCCGGGCCCTCGACGAGGTCGCGTACCTGCGGTTCGCCTCGGTGTACCGGAACTTCGACTCGATGGCCGACTTCGAGGCCGAGATCTCGGCGCTGCGCGCCGAACGCGCCCTCACGTACTGA
- a CDS encoding LysM peptidoglycan-binding domain-containing protein yields the protein MNGTLHRTTDRTHLTLVPTSVPTPTPTPTVAELERLVAHPAPLRLTRRGRLVAVVLFLGALLAGGVLFGSTSTRASGEAGPARSYEYVIVQPGQTLWGIAKEVAPDDDPRATIEAIRRLNALPDGGIQAGQRIALP from the coding sequence ATGAACGGCACGCTGCACCGCACGACCGACCGCACACACCTGACGTTGGTCCCGACGTCGGTGCCGACACCGACGCCGACACCGACCGTGGCCGAGCTGGAGCGCCTCGTCGCGCACCCGGCTCCGCTGCGCCTGACTCGGCGCGGCCGTCTCGTCGCGGTGGTGCTCTTCCTCGGGGCGCTGCTCGCCGGCGGGGTGCTGTTCGGCTCGACCTCCACCCGCGCGAGCGGGGAGGCCGGCCCGGCGCGGTCCTACGAGTACGTGATCGTCCAGCCCGGCCAGACGCTGTGGGGCATCGCCAAGGAGGTGGCGCCGGACGACGACCCGCGGGCCACGATCGAGGCCATCCGCCGCCTCAACGCGCTCCCCGACGGCGGCATCCAGGCCGGTCAGCGGATCGCCCTGCCCTGA
- the lexA gene encoding transcriptional repressor LexA, whose product MFDRVAGARYVSEHGNGPDAADYGNVEEEQVARSRKGEPAAEPAAEVHAFPDGPPDADGLTARQRKVLEVIRDSVERRGYPPSMREIGEAVGLTSTSSVSHQLTTLEKKGYLRRDPNRPRAVEVRLPEGVAPAPNPELEDEETMRSARPAAAYVPLVGRIAAGGPILAEQAVESVFPLPRELVGDGTLFLLKVSGDSMVDAAICDGDWVVVRQQPVAEPGDIVAAMIDGEATVKTFKRRDGHVWLMPHNPAYEPIPGDEATILGRVVSVLRRV is encoded by the coding sequence ATGTTTGATCGTGTCGCCGGTGCACGCTACGTTTCGGAGCACGGAAACGGCCCGGATGCGGCCGATTACGGCAACGTCGAGGAGGAGCAGGTGGCCCGATCACGCAAAGGTGAGCCGGCGGCGGAGCCCGCGGCCGAGGTGCACGCTTTTCCCGACGGCCCCCCGGACGCCGACGGCCTGACCGCGCGACAGCGCAAGGTGCTCGAAGTGATCCGGGACTCCGTCGAGCGCCGCGGCTACCCGCCGTCGATGCGCGAGATCGGCGAGGCGGTGGGCCTGACGTCCACGTCCTCGGTCTCCCACCAGCTGACGACGCTGGAGAAGAAGGGCTACCTGCGCCGCGACCCGAACCGGCCGCGCGCAGTGGAGGTGCGGCTCCCCGAGGGCGTCGCGCCGGCCCCGAACCCCGAGCTCGAGGACGAGGAGACGATGCGCTCGGCCCGCCCGGCGGCCGCGTACGTCCCGCTCGTCGGCCGCATCGCCGCCGGTGGCCCGATCCTCGCCGAGCAGGCGGTGGAGTCGGTGTTCCCGCTCCCCCGCGAACTCGTCGGCGACGGCACGCTGTTCCTGCTCAAGGTCTCCGGCGACTCGATGGTCGACGCCGCGATCTGCGACGGCGACTGGGTCGTCGTCCGCCAGCAGCCGGTGGCCGAGCCGGGTGACATCGTCGCCGCGATGATCGACGGCGAGGCGACGGTGAAGACGTTCAAGCGCCGCGACGGTCACGTCTGGCTGATGCCGCACAACCCCGCGTACGAGCCCATCCCCGGCGACGAGGCGACGATCCTCGGTCGCGTGGTGAGCGTGCTGCGCCGCGTCTGA
- a CDS encoding ATP-dependent DNA helicase, translated as MPTPSVRELLEAAVGDIGGVERPGQLQMADAVAEALRTEEHLLVQAGTGTGKSLAYLVPALLHRRPVVISTATLALQAQLVRRDLPRLVEAAEPLLGRRPEFAILKGRNNYVCKHRVGGGAGGGVPEDDGETLFEVAAPSSALGQDVLRAREWAATTETGDRDDLVPGVGDRAWAQVSVTSRECLGATRCPEGPECFAERAREKAAEADVVVTNHALLAIDALESMPVLPDHGAVVVDEAHELVDRVSATATAELTVNAVERVGRAAAKVADERQVDILLGVAEGLGATLANLTEGPLNPMPPLLAAELGALRDAARNALVSISTSRDDSSDVLLAKKIARGGLEEIADVATKLAAPTEYDVAWLAVEDRRGRVLRVAPLSVAGLLRSALFDSRTVVLTSATLAVGGGFDVTARSVGLPTGEKAGEQPREKPEAPAEGEDQPLRWKGLDVGSPFDYGKQGILYVARHLPTPGRDGLGPAVLDELAALIDAAGGRTLGLFSSRRAAEWAAAELRERLDVPVLCQGDDTLTDLVRRFADEEETCLFGTLSLWQGVDVPGESCQLVVMDRIPFPRPDEPLSAARARAVDAAGGNGFMSVSAAHAGVKLAQGAGRLIRRAEDRGVVAILDPRLANARYGNFLRASLPPFWYTTDREVALGALRRLSGGANPPPDKQPEVASGTAR; from the coding sequence GTGCCCACACCGTCTGTCCGCGAGCTGCTGGAGGCAGCGGTCGGTGACATCGGCGGGGTGGAGCGGCCGGGACAGCTGCAGATGGCCGACGCGGTCGCGGAGGCGCTGCGGACCGAGGAGCACCTGCTCGTCCAGGCCGGGACCGGGACGGGGAAGTCGCTCGCCTACCTGGTGCCCGCGCTGCTGCACCGGCGCCCGGTCGTGATCTCGACGGCGACGTTGGCGCTGCAGGCCCAGCTGGTCCGGCGCGACCTGCCGCGGCTGGTCGAGGCCGCCGAGCCGCTCCTGGGGCGGCGGCCGGAGTTCGCGATCCTGAAAGGCCGCAACAACTACGTCTGCAAGCACAGAGTTGGGGGAGGAGCGGGCGGCGGAGTCCCCGAGGACGACGGCGAGACCCTGTTCGAGGTCGCGGCGCCGTCGAGTGCACTGGGTCAGGACGTCCTGCGCGCCCGGGAGTGGGCGGCGACGACCGAGACCGGCGACCGTGACGACCTCGTGCCCGGCGTGGGGGACCGTGCCTGGGCGCAGGTGTCGGTCACGTCGCGGGAGTGCCTGGGCGCGACGCGCTGCCCCGAGGGGCCCGAGTGCTTCGCCGAGCGCGCCCGGGAGAAGGCGGCCGAGGCCGACGTCGTCGTCACCAACCACGCCCTGCTCGCGATCGACGCGCTGGAGTCGATGCCGGTCCTGCCGGACCACGGAGCGGTCGTCGTCGACGAGGCCCACGAACTCGTCGACCGGGTCTCGGCCACCGCGACGGCCGAACTCACGGTCAACGCGGTCGAACGCGTGGGCCGCGCGGCCGCGAAGGTCGCCGACGAGCGGCAGGTCGACATCCTGCTCGGCGTCGCGGAGGGCCTCGGCGCGACGCTCGCCAATCTCACCGAGGGCCCGCTCAACCCGATGCCGCCGCTGCTCGCCGCCGAACTCGGCGCGCTGCGCGACGCCGCCCGCAACGCGCTGGTGTCGATCTCGACCTCGCGCGACGACAGCTCGGACGTCCTGCTCGCGAAGAAGATCGCGCGCGGCGGGCTGGAGGAGATCGCCGACGTCGCGACCAAGCTCGCCGCCCCCACCGAGTACGACGTCGCCTGGCTCGCCGTCGAGGACCGGCGCGGCCGCGTGCTCCGCGTCGCGCCGCTGTCGGTCGCGGGGCTGCTCCGCTCCGCGCTGTTCGACTCCCGCACCGTCGTCCTGACCTCGGCCACCCTCGCCGTCGGCGGCGGGTTCGACGTCACCGCCCGCAGCGTGGGCCTGCCGACGGGGGAGAAGGCAGGGGAGCAACCGAGGGAGAAGCCGGAGGCCCCGGCGGAGGGCGAGGATCAGCCGCTGCGGTGGAAGGGCCTCGACGTCGGATCGCCGTTCGACTACGGCAAGCAGGGCATCCTCTACGTCGCCCGGCACCTGCCGACGCCGGGTCGCGACGGACTGGGGCCGGCCGTGCTCGACGAGCTGGCCGCGCTGATCGACGCGGCCGGCGGCCGGACGCTCGGGCTGTTCTCCTCACGCCGGGCGGCGGAGTGGGCGGCGGCCGAGCTGCGCGAGCGCCTCGACGTCCCGGTGCTGTGCCAGGGCGACGACACGCTCACCGATCTGGTCCGGCGCTTCGCGGACGAGGAGGAGACGTGCCTGTTCGGGACGCTCTCGCTCTGGCAGGGCGTCGACGTGCCGGGGGAGTCCTGTCAGCTCGTCGTGATGGACCGCATCCCGTTCCCGCGACCGGACGAGCCGCTCTCCGCCGCGCGGGCGCGCGCCGTCGACGCGGCCGGGGGCAACGGGTTCATGTCGGTGTCGGCCGCGCACGCCGGGGTCAAGCTCGCGCAGGGGGCCGGTCGGCTCATCCGGCGGGCCGAGGACCGGGGTGTGGTCGCGATTCTCGACCCTCGCCTGGCCAACGCGCGCTACGGCAACTTCCTGCGGGCGTCGTTGCCGCCGTTCTGGTACACCACCGATCGCGAGGTCGCACTCGGTGCGCTCCGGCGCCTGTCCGGCGGGGCGAATCCCCCGCCGGACAAGCAACCTGAGGTGGCGTCAGGTACTGCCCGTTGA
- a CDS encoding glycoside hydrolase family 3 N-terminal domain-containing protein, whose amino-acid sequence MRGEHRRRRKPVVTGWRGRAVVAVLGVGALAAGSGVIALSQSDGRVARLSSLSTPTVPTPSACADAATMPLRAALAQTLMVGVAAPTRAELTRLARLGIGGLFLHGDGMRELTDGRLTRLSKAAVPPLVSADDEGGRVQRIAATGSMRSARKQAQLRPDQVRTLARKRGEKLLRYGITMNLAPVVDLAGRNPAIGDRAYAARPDDVSRFAGAFAAGLREAGVLPTLKHFPGHGRATGDSHRGAAVTPPVASLRSSDWKPYRTLGATGTSVMMGHLTVPGLSTQGLPSSLDPVVYRALRTEVGFDGLVVTDELSEMKAVPFGLGQSLRRALGAGADLALFFAEPARVPKLLDALERDVRAGRLPEARVREAAGRVLAAKTCG is encoded by the coding sequence ATGAGGGGCGAGCACCGCCGTCGGCGTAAGCCGGTGGTGACGGGGTGGCGCGGCCGCGCGGTGGTCGCGGTGCTCGGCGTCGGCGCACTCGCGGCGGGGTCGGGTGTGATCGCCCTGTCGCAGTCCGACGGCCGCGTGGCCCGACTGTCCTCCCTCTCGACCCCGACCGTCCCCACGCCCTCGGCCTGCGCCGACGCGGCCACGATGCCGCTGCGCGCGGCCCTCGCCCAGACGCTCATGGTCGGTGTCGCCGCGCCCACGCGGGCCGAGCTCACCCGGCTGGCAAGGCTCGGGATCGGTGGGCTGTTCCTCCACGGCGACGGTATGCGCGAGCTGACCGACGGCCGCCTCACCCGGCTGTCCAAGGCCGCCGTGCCGCCCCTCGTCTCGGCGGACGACGAGGGCGGACGGGTGCAGCGCATCGCGGCGACCGGCTCGATGCGCAGCGCGCGCAAGCAGGCTCAGCTGCGCCCCGACCAGGTGCGGACCCTCGCCCGCAAGCGCGGGGAGAAGCTGCTCCGGTACGGGATCACGATGAACCTCGCGCCGGTCGTCGACCTCGCCGGCCGGAATCCGGCGATCGGCGACCGCGCGTACGCGGCCCGGCCCGACGACGTCTCCCGCTTCGCCGGCGCCTTCGCGGCCGGCCTGCGCGAGGCCGGCGTCCTGCCGACTCTCAAGCACTTCCCCGGGCATGGCCGCGCGACCGGTGACTCGCATCGCGGCGCCGCAGTCACCCCGCCGGTCGCGTCGCTGCGGTCGTCGGACTGGAAGCCGTACCGGACGTTGGGCGCGACCGGCACGTCCGTGATGATGGGCCACCTCACCGTCCCCGGACTCTCGACCCAGGGCCTCCCCTCCTCGCTCGACCCGGTGGTCTACCGCGCCCTGCGCACCGAGGTCGGGTTCGACGGGCTCGTCGTCACCGACGAGCTCTCGGAGATGAAGGCCGTTCCCTTCGGGCTCGGGCAGTCGCTGCGGCGGGCCCTCGGCGCCGGCGCCGACCTCGCCCTGTTCTTCGCCGAGCCCGCCCGCGTCCCGAAGCTGCTCGACGCCCTCGAGCGTGACGTCCGCGCCGGCCGCCTCCCCGAGGCCCGCGTCCGCGAGGCCGCCGGCCGCGTCCTCGCGGCGAAGACCTGCGGCTGA
- the helR gene encoding RNA polymerase recycling motor ATPase HelR: MRVFDLPERLAAKDDPALIGADEEHFTAIAASLERTVAELTERLAAERAAPVSAGQAALDRDLEVHRLTARLRTLRRYGLDLCLGHLQPADGSERVYVGRLGLTDADGRRLLVDWRSPAAEPFFGATHANPMGLASRRRYRWTRGRITDYWDEVFTPEGLEGHAALDDQSAFLASLGAHRSERMRDVLGTLQADQDAIIRAGSRGALVVDGGPGTGKTVVALHRAAYLVHSDPRLQQQRRGGVLFVGPSVQYLSYVSDVLPSLGEEGVLVATLHDLVPEGASAQPEPDPDVARLKAVAAWPKAVDAAVALYEEPPTKPLTVTTPWAEVRLTPEDWVEAIAAADPGTPHNDARAPIWDELVTIVVDKHREVLEEVDLAEDQLRRFLGQHRELMAAFHRTWPLLEAADIVADLWAVPAYLRRCAPWLSVEDVRRLQRPEGSPWTVADLPLLDAARQRLGDPEAARRRRANAAELALEREQRSAVIDRMIEADHDHDSLMWMFRDVGGQDMREVLVEDSVLALDVDAYAGPFAHVVVDEAQELTDAQWQMLLARCPSRSFTIVGDRAQARHGFPETWEERLHRVGLDTVRVTTLTVNYRTPTEVMAKAEPVIRAVLPDANVPTSIRSSGIPVTVGATADLPAILDDWLAANPEGVAAVIGAPDQPHLPDRPRVASLTPETAKGLEFDLVVLVDPDEFGTGVSGAVDRYVAMTRATRQLVLLAS; encoded by the coding sequence ATGCGCGTGTTCGACCTGCCCGAGCGGCTCGCGGCCAAGGACGACCCGGCGTTGATCGGCGCCGACGAGGAGCACTTCACGGCGATCGCGGCGAGCCTGGAACGGACCGTCGCCGAGCTGACCGAGCGGCTGGCGGCCGAGCGGGCCGCGCCGGTGAGTGCGGGCCAGGCGGCGCTCGACCGGGACCTGGAGGTGCACCGGCTCACCGCCCGGCTGCGGACGCTGCGCCGCTACGGGCTCGACCTGTGCCTCGGCCACCTGCAGCCGGCCGACGGCTCGGAGCGCGTCTACGTCGGACGCCTCGGGCTCACCGACGCGGACGGACGGCGCCTGCTCGTCGACTGGCGCTCGCCGGCCGCCGAGCCGTTCTTCGGCGCGACCCACGCGAATCCGATGGGGCTGGCGAGCCGGCGCCGCTACCGGTGGACCCGCGGGCGCATCACCGACTACTGGGACGAGGTCTTCACGCCGGAGGGCCTGGAGGGGCACGCCGCGCTCGACGACCAGTCGGCGTTCCTCGCCAGTCTCGGCGCGCACCGGTCGGAGCGGATGCGCGACGTGCTCGGCACCTTGCAGGCCGATCAGGACGCGATCATCCGCGCCGGCTCGCGGGGGGCGCTCGTCGTCGACGGCGGGCCCGGGACTGGCAAGACCGTCGTCGCGCTGCACCGCGCGGCCTACCTCGTCCACTCCGACCCGCGGTTGCAGCAGCAGCGGCGCGGCGGCGTGCTCTTCGTCGGGCCGAGCGTGCAGTACCTGTCGTACGTCTCCGACGTCCTGCCGAGCCTGGGCGAGGAGGGCGTGCTGGTCGCGACGTTGCACGACCTTGTACCTGAGGGAGCGTCAGCACAGCCGGAGCCCGATCCCGATGTCGCGCGGCTGAAGGCGGTCGCGGCGTGGCCGAAGGCGGTCGACGCGGCGGTCGCGTTGTACGAGGAGCCGCCGACGAAGCCGCTCACCGTCACGACACCGTGGGCGGAGGTGCGCCTGACGCCGGAGGACTGGGTGGAGGCCATCGCCGCGGCCGACCCGGGGACGCCGCACAACGACGCCCGCGCGCCGATCTGGGACGAGCTCGTCACGATCGTCGTCGACAAGCACCGCGAGGTACTCGAGGAGGTGGACCTCGCCGAGGACCAGTTGCGCCGGTTCCTCGGGCAGCACCGGGAACTGATGGCGGCGTTTCACCGGACGTGGCCGTTGCTGGAGGCCGCGGACATCGTCGCGGACCTGTGGGCGGTGCCGGCGTACCTGCGGCGCTGCGCGCCGTGGCTCTCGGTCGAGGACGTCCGCCGCCTGCAGCGGCCGGAGGGCTCGCCCTGGACGGTCGCCGACCTGCCGCTGCTCGACGCTGCGCGGCAGCGGCTCGGTGACCCGGAGGCCGCGCGCCGCCGGCGGGCCAACGCGGCGGAGCTCGCCCTCGAGCGCGAGCAGCGGTCCGCCGTCATCGACCGCATGATCGAGGCGGACCACGACCACGACAGCCTGATGTGGATGTTCCGCGACGTCGGCGGCCAGGACATGCGCGAGGTGCTCGTCGAGGACTCGGTCCTCGCGCTCGACGTCGACGCCTACGCCGGCCCGTTCGCGCACGTCGTCGTCGACGAGGCGCAGGAGCTCACCGACGCGCAGTGGCAGATGCTGCTCGCCCGCTGCCCGTCGCGCAGCTTCACGATCGTGGGGGACCGGGCGCAGGCCCGCCACGGCTTCCCGGAGACCTGGGAGGAGCGGCTGCACCGCGTCGGTCTCGACACCGTCCGCGTCACCACGCTGACCGTGAACTACCGGACCCCGACCGAGGTCATGGCCAAGGCGGAGCCGGTGATCCGCGCGGTCCTGCCCGACGCCAACGTCCCGACCTCGATCCGCAGCAGCGGCATCCCCGTCACCGTCGGCGCGACCGCGGACCTGCCCGCGATCCTCGACGACTGGCTCGCCGCGAACCCCGAGGGCGTCGCCGCGGTCATCGGCGCCCCCGACCAGCCGCACCTGCCCGACCGACCCCGGGTCGCCTCCCTGACCCCCGAGACGGCGAAGGGACTCGAGTTCGACCTCGTCGTCCTCGTCGACCCCGACGAGTTCGGGACCGGCGTCTCCGGAGCCGTCGACCGCTACGTCGCGATGACCCGCGCCACCCGGCAGTTGGTGCTGCTGGCGAGCTGA